One region of Bubalus kerabau isolate K-KA32 ecotype Philippines breed swamp buffalo chromosome 6, PCC_UOA_SB_1v2, whole genome shotgun sequence genomic DNA includes:
- the LOC129654999 gene encoding glutathione S-transferase Mu 1 isoform X2, which produces MPMILGYWDIRGLAHAIRLLLEYTDTNYEERQYSVGDAPDYDRSQWLNEKFKLGLDFPNLPYLIDGTHKLTQSNAILRYIARKHNLCGETEEEMIRVDILENQVMDVRLAMARICYSPDFEKLKPGFLKEIPEKIKLFSEFLGKRPWFAGDKLTYVDFLVYDVLDMHRIFEPKCLDAFPNLKDFISRFEGLKKISAYMKSSRFLPGPLFMKLAVWGNK; this is translated from the exons ATGCCCATGATCCTGGGTTACTGGGACATCCGAGGG CTGGCCCATGCCATCCGCCTTCTCCTGGAGTACACAGACACAAACTATGAGGAGAGGCAGTACTCGGTAGGAGATG CTCCTGACTATGACAGAAGCCAGTGGCTGAATGAAAAATTCAAGCTGGGCCTGGACTTCCCCAAT CTGCCCTACTTAATCGATGGGACTCACAAGCTCACCCAGAGCAACGCCATCCTTCGGTACATCGCTCGCAAGCACAACCTGT gtggggagacagaggaggagatgattcGTGTGGACATTTTGGAGAACCAGGTTATGGATGTCCGCTTGGCCATGGCCAGGATCTGCTACAGCCCTGACTTT GAGAAACTGAAGCCCGGTTTCTTGAAGGAGATCCCTGAAAAAATCAAGCTGTTCTCAGAGTTTCTGGGGAAGAGGCCTTGGTTTGCAGGGGACAAG CTCACCTATGTGGATTTCCTGGTTTACGACGTCCTTGACATGCACCGCATATTTGAGCCCAAGTGCCTGGACGCATTCCCAAACCTGAAGGACTTCATTTCTCGTTTTGAG GGCCTGAAGAAGATCTCCGCCTACATGAAGTCCAGCCGCTTCCTCCCAGGCCCTCTGTTCATGAAGCTTGCCGTGTGGGGCAACAAGTAG
- the LOC129654999 gene encoding glutathione S-transferase Mu 1 isoform X1: MPMILGYWDIRGLAHAIRLLLEYTDTNYEERQYSVGDAPDYDRSQWLNEKFKLGLDFPNLPYLIDGTHKLTQSNAILRYIARKHNLCGETEEEMIRVDILENQVMDVRLAMARICYSPDFEIPEKIKLFSEFLGKRPWFAGDKLTYVDFLVYDVLDMHRIFEPKCLDAFPNLKDFISRFEGLKKISAYMKSSRFLPGPLFMKLAVWGNK; the protein is encoded by the exons ATGCCCATGATCCTGGGTTACTGGGACATCCGAGGG CTGGCCCATGCCATCCGCCTTCTCCTGGAGTACACAGACACAAACTATGAGGAGAGGCAGTACTCGGTAGGAGATG CTCCTGACTATGACAGAAGCCAGTGGCTGAATGAAAAATTCAAGCTGGGCCTGGACTTCCCCAAT CTGCCCTACTTAATCGATGGGACTCACAAGCTCACCCAGAGCAACGCCATCCTTCGGTACATCGCTCGCAAGCACAACCTGT gtggggagacagaggaggagatgattcGTGTGGACATTTTGGAGAACCAGGTTATGGATGTCCGCTTGGCCATGGCCAGGATCTGCTACAGCCCTGACTTT GAGATCCCTGAAAAAATCAAGCTGTTCTCAGAGTTTCTGGGGAAGAGGCCTTGGTTTGCAGGGGACAAG CTCACCTATGTGGATTTCCTGGTTTACGACGTCCTTGACATGCACCGCATATTTGAGCCCAAGTGCCTGGACGCATTCCCAAACCTGAAGGACTTCATTTCTCGTTTTGAG GGCCTGAAGAAGATCTCCGCCTACATGAAGTCCAGCCGCTTCCTCCCAGGCCCTCTGTTCATGAAGCTTGCCGTGTGGGGCAACAAGTAG